One part of the Rutidosis leptorrhynchoides isolate AG116_Rl617_1_P2 chromosome 1, CSIRO_AGI_Rlap_v1, whole genome shotgun sequence genome encodes these proteins:
- the LOC139873284 gene encoding G-type lectin S-receptor-like serine/threonine-protein kinase SD2-2 has protein sequence MVSLNFITLLLISTLLHFPPSVHSTSCLNPSSSKLIISGNSTISSENNTFVLGFFNTNDESKWYLGIWYASIPTPTYVWVANRETPLTSRESSSLVISDGKLKLTEYQNSRCDVVWQTDDLKTEGATDLKLLEDGNLVVTDSGGAVIWRSFDFPADTFLPGMNLTVGQTLTCWKSSNDPGLGRYLLRVRPPDYGEVELLYNNNNITNKTYWSSGNWTGNIFSGIPEMTLPYIYKFYFNNPFTETATFGYTEIMMQQKPLTRFNVDYTGQVKQYTWSPQTEFWNMFWSEPENVCRVYGLCGNLGFCNAKSMVKPCRCLDGFRPVDEVGWDGGDYSGGCQRDGDAKCDEHDEFMEIGDVVFDQERMQMVSGGKSDCEKKCLSDCECIGLSYNLKTNSCKNYFGRILNLGNSSSGLGIVQDSLSVRVSRGVNGKKVVGKTVIIVSAISCFLAILMIMVLGFLVLRKRMIKRKKLEEESVFPVTNLRVFAYKELHAATNGFSDQLGHGGFGAVFSGEVDSTLVAVKRLDRPGGGEKEFRAEVCTIGNIQHVNLVRLRGFCSEESERLLVYDYMPNGPLSSYLKTGGRSLDWDARFRIAIGTARGIAYLHEECRNCIIHCDIKPENILLDQEFSAKVSDFGLAKLIGRDFSRVLATMRGTWGYVAPEWISGVAITTKADVYSYGMTLLEILGGRRNVEGPPDGNGGESNEKWFFPPWAARRITEGDLAAVVDERLNGEYNMEEVVRVGLVAVWCIQDEEGSRPTMGMVVKMLEGVVAVEVPPPPKLLQALVSGESFHGVGGNSQNDTLSRVSVDSKD, from the coding sequence ATGGTTTCTCTTAATTTCATTACACTCCTTCTAATTTCAACATTATTACACTTTCCACCCTCAGTTCATTCAACCTCCTGCTTAAACCCTAGCTCATCAAAACTCATAATCTCCGGTAACTCCACTATCTCCAGCGAAAACAACACATTCGTGTTAGGGTTTTTCAACACAAACGACGAATCGAAATGGTATTTAGGTATTTGGTACGCTTCAATCCCTACACCGACTTACGTTTGGGTCGCTAACAGAGAAACGCCGTTAACTAGCCGTGAATCGTCATCACTTGTTATCAGTGACGGAAAGTTAAAGTTAACGGAGTATCAAAACTCGCGATGCGACGTCGTTTGGCAGACCGACGATTTAAAGACTGAAGGTGCAACTGATTTGAAGCTTCTGGAAGACGGCAATTTGGTGGTTACGGATTCTGGCGGGGCGGTGATATGGCGGAGCTTTGATTTTCCGGCGGATACGTTTTTACCGGGGATGAATTTAACGGTTGGTCAAACGTTGACTTGTTGGAAAAGCAGTAACGATCCGGGATTGGGAAGGTATCTACTGCGGGTGCGTCCACCAGATTACGGTGAGGTCgagttattatataataataataatattacaaataaaacGTATTGGAGTAGTGGAAATTGGACGGGGAATATATTTTCAGGTATACCGGAAATGACACTTccgtatatatataaattttattttaataatcCGTTTACTGAAACGGCAACGTTTGGTTATACGGAAATAATGATGCAACAAAAACCGTTAACCCGGTTTAATGTTGATTACACTGGTCAAGTTAAACAGTACACGTGGTCACCACAAACGGAATTTTGGAACATGTTTTGGTCTGAACCAGAGAATGTTTGTAGAGTGTATGGATTATGTGGTAATTTAGGGTTTTGTAATGCGAAATCGATGGTTAAACCTTGTAGATGTTTGGATGGATTTCGACCGGTGGATGAGGTGGGGTGGGACGGTGGGGATTATTCCGGCGGGTGTCAGAGGGACGGGGATGCGAAATGTGACGAACACGATGAGTTTATGGAGATTGGGGATGTGGTGTTTGATCAAGAGAGAATGCAAATGGTTTCGGGTGGTAAAAGTGATTGTGAAAAGAAGTGTTTGAGTGATTGTGAATGTATTGGGTTGTCGTATAATTTGAAGACGAATTCGTGTAAGAATTATTTCGGGAGGATATTGAATTTGGGGAATTCGAGTTCAGGGTTGGGGATTGTTCAAGATTCGTTGAGTGTTAGGGTTTCGAGAGGGGTGAATGGAAAGAAGGTTGTAGGGAAGACGGTTATTATTGTAAGTGCGATTAGTTGTTTTCTTGCGATTTTGATGATTATGGTTTTAGGGTTTTTGGTGTTGAGGAAGAGGATGATTAAAAGGAAGAAACTAGAGGAAGAGTCTGTTTTTCCTGTAACGAATTTGAGGGTTTTTGCGTATAAAGAGCTTCATGCTGCTACTAATGGCTTCTCGGATCAGTTAGGGCATGGTGGTTTCGGGGCGGTGTTTAGTGGGGAAGTGGATTCGACGTTGGTGGCGGTTAAGCGGTTGGATAGACCGGGTGGTGGTGAAAAGGAGTTTCGTGCGGAGGTATGTACGATTGGTAATATTCAACATGTTAATCTTGTTAGATTAAGAGGTTTTTGTTCAGAAGAATCGGAAAGACTTCTTGTTTATGATTATATGCCAAACGGGCCGTTGAGTTCTTACCTGAAAACGGGTGGGCGGAGTCTTGATTGGGATGCAAGATTTAGAATTGCGATCGGAACTGCAAGAGGGATTGCTTATTTACATGAAGAGTGTAGGAATTGTATCATACATTGTGATATTAAGCCCGAAAATATTTTACTTGATCAAGAATTTTCAGCTAAGGTGTCGGATTTTGGTTTGGCTAAGTTGATTGGTCGAGATTTTAGTCGGGTTTTGGCTACGATGAGAGGAACGTGGGGGTACGTTGCTCCAGAGTGGATATCCGGGGTGGCTATAACCACGAAAGCAGACGTTTATAGTTACGGTATGACGTTATTGGAAATATTGGGTGGTCGTCGGAACGTTGAAGGGCCGCCGGATGGTAATGGCGGTGAGAGTAATGAAAAGTGGTTTTTTCCGCCCTGGGCGGCAAGGAGGATAACGGAAGGGGATTTGGCGGCAGTTGTCGACGAGAGGTTAAACGGTGAGTATAACATGGAGGAGGTGGTGCGGGTAGGGTTAGTGGCGGTGTGGTGTATACAAGATGAAGAAGGATCAAGACCGACGATGGGGATGGTGGTGAAGATGTTGGAAGGGGTGGTGGCGGTGGAGGTCCCACCGCCACCAAAGCTGCTTCAAGCGTTGGTTTCTGGTGAGTCTTTTCATGGTGTCGGTGGGAATAGTCAAAATGATACATTGTCAAGAGTCTCTGTTGATTCAAAAGATTAG